The nucleotide sequence tttcaAATGAAAAGGAGTAGTTAACGgtatcattttgaaatataatgtttactgGTATAAGATTTTGTATGGTTTGTTATTATGATACAGGAAACTTATTTTGTCCAATGAATTGATATGTAAAAGATatgttagtaaaatatagttGTCATTGTTGTATGTTTCAGGCCAAAGGTACAAGGCAAGGTATCTGCCTGGCAGATATAGACCCCTGACTTGGTGTACTCATGTCATTTTACCACCGGGTTTCGCTGTCTTAGATTGGGGACCAGGATGATCATTTAAAACCTCATGGACACATTGGGCTGATTTTGACAACAAGTAAGTAACAAATGCAGTAAGCTTGTATCAACTCTTCATAATAGAGGTTCTTCTTCCTTTAACATGTTACTTCTTTCTTTAAGACCCTTTACAATATGAGTAaacttgattaaaatttaaaaacttatgtatGGTAAATATTCCTTTTCTTTACgcgaaaaaaattgtatttattaacttcTGATATCTTTCCTAAGAATAAGGTATACCCAACTCCATAGTTGGATAGTTGAAAATTAtcagtaatttttgttaattagtgggtgaaaaacaactttataaaaagatactgtaaaataacattcattttaaggggaatcctaaaatatatttacaatatatagttTTAGTGCCTTTAGAAATCTGAATACAAATAATAGGGACCACAAACTCCACACTCATATTGTTCATTTCACTGAAATCTCACAGCCAATAAATATGGAGATGTATCTGGAGAGTGAAAAAACTAAACTCACATTATGTATATCTGCAGAATTCTATGAGAAGGGGTAACGGCCACTGAAGAAGCGAGGAGTGAAGGTATCGCTGGCTATCGGAGGATGGAACGACTCAGCAGGTGGCAAGTACAGCAAGCTAGTCAACTCAGCTCAGAAACCGGCAACGCTTCACAGAGCATGTACTCAATTTCCTGCTGGAGCACAACTTTGATGGTCTGGATCTGGATTGGGAGTACCCCCAAGTTGTTGGCAGGTGAGTTCAGTCATCAGATTGAGTATTTCTATTCATAAGTAACTTAAGTGGTTCTTTTGCAATTGATAAGTGTCATAGAAAGTTAATTCTGAGACCCATGGATGTAAGGATCAAGATAGAAACTTCCATTAAAATTAAAGACCAATTAATTAATACCAATTAAATATCTTTAGTTGGTATCAATTTTCTGTATTAAAGACTTGTTACATTATTTCAACACAATACTCAGTACTTTCTTTGGTTATGAATAGAAAGTTTTCATATATAGTTACATGTATTATAACCACATAGTCAgtaccgcatttccctataggcccactaggcccaggcctagggcgcaaaaattttagggggcgcatacattttaaagtacacaaaagaaaaaagttgcggcggcgggtggtggttggcgctcggcggggcgggtggccaaggtcaactaggtccagggtgcgacgttgactcattcattggttcattgcttttatttattcaaaacactcctatacaGGTTGTAAACTGAAattacaccgacaaacttcaggaggttgttcctgaagTCAAAAACGataccaaaaagttcctataaatgtactcgtatgtcctaaaatgcatcgttttccgtctatccgtctatttgtgtttattacattaaattttttttttctaaacaaaccattaaaaggtacaaagttaaccttttcaacatatgctaatctagtacaagattgtcaatttttaaaaaaaaaaaattgaacatttttactcatcaaaattcaaaatggcggctagttaaaaatcttttgatggtgaatttctcaaaaaactacttcctgtataaaaaatttactagaatataaaaaaaataatataaatttatttataaaacgaacggtaccttcATTTTTTGAAACcgcgctcaagaaataaaaaatgttatgggcattttttttctattatttaacctagtaacatatcacatttacaagtttttttcttgtttcaaaaaactacagtagcctacaattatttagaacattcaacaaaaatatctcacattaaacaaaaatatctcacattaaacaaaagagttttaagctgtcattattaagaaatacggaataacttaacagagcaacatttatttcaaaatattagggatcactttacaacaaaatgtttcaatatgccttccatttggatgcgatgcatgcattaaaAACACGTCactggtcattgattgccgagttctttcaagtattcctggtgtattccttacagtgttacaggctgcagtgatacgctgtaaaaggtcatccctggtattaactggtctttcataaactagagttttcaaatggccccaaaggaagaaatcgattggatttagattctggcgaccgaggcggccacgatacaggtccccctctgcctatccatctttccccataagtttggtccagaaattgcctgacatctagtctgaaatgcgcgggagctccatcatgcatgaaccaacagtgctctctcacacccaagggaacatcatctaaaatttcaggcaattcgtgttgtaagaaatgtctgtagttttcaccatgttagtatgtcaggtaatacaaaaggacctaataaacagtctccaatgatgcctgcccaaacatttatttataaactgctgttgatgtctcccttcatgaaatggcttgtgggttttcatcagcccattgatggATTATTGTGGTAGTTgggttattccatctcgattaaaacaaagcttcatctgtatacacaactaatgatgtaaaaccagggttgttagcttgctgataaaaccattggcaaaaactgtaaacgtaatggaaagtcagctggacccaagggcttgtacacgctgataatggtacaATTATAACACCTGCTCAcgtagaactcgccatactgtcatgtggtctacgttgagtattgctcctaactgcctagtacttacgcctggatcttcctctactcgctgtaagatgttttcttccaaatcaggagttctacgctgtctctgtacacctcggtctgcaaGTAGaaaggtaacaaagtgccagtctcatgaagtcggttgaaaacagcagcaaatgttgaatgagtaggttgttgtcgatttggtAAATGATTCGTAATaacaggcgggatgctaggcaactattaccgttagcttttccatacataaaatatcatgtcagcttgatggctaaatgggtaacctgccatcttcaatagtAATAAGAacactatcgactaataatgtttctacaagtgaatATGTAAACAGCTCATATCTTGtcaaaataaacaaggaaatgacttacttatctgaattcattgttgttctaatcagctgtgttttcaacatgaaaacatattcagctgtttaaaccatgaaagttgagtcatgtagattgcttgttacaatgtcgtttttaaaatttaatactaattatcatgtttaaagttttttaacccaaagtatcgttttatttttatactgcctaaatacttacattaacttttgaaacaagaaaaaaaacttgtaaatgtgatatgttactaggttaaaaaaatgccataacttttttatttcttgagcgatttcaaaaaatgaggtaccggttcctttttataaataaatttatatttttttatattctagtaaattttttatacaggaagtagtttttgagaaattcaccaaacaaagattttaaactagcggccattttgaattttgttgagtaaaaattttctattttttttaaattgacaatctttactagattagcatatgttgaaaagtttaactttgtacctttaatggttgtttagaaaaaaaattttaatgtaacaaacacacaaaacagaTGGACAGACGGAAAActatgcattttaggacatacatttataggaactttttggttcgttttgacctcaggaacaaacCTCCTGAAGTTTtggtcggtgtatttcagttacaccctgtatgtatatatatatatatatatatacatatatacatatatatatatatactatttcacttattgaaatgaaaaacgaagattacaaggcttctatatatttcgtgggattttaATACCCaccatcttcaggaagcataatataaatgaagaaaacaagaaacaagaaacacaacaaataaaataaccaaaaatgtaaatacgcaactaaaaacattcaaaaacccagctgatatatcattaattggcacagatggaaaaaaaaaaaaaatttggaaaagtttaaaattatcttaaatttagaccaatttggggtattttgattttaaaagtaattgatgtgcttgttccagattttttaattttaatctattttaaattttcttcatgacaagggaagaccttattaattcctttaaggttataacattcttcaaattttgtcttttttgtgctcagcagcagcatgtttggccaatggcttctccttgtctttatgggaaaatatcaaatctgtgccctgttaatttctgactctaaggtggttagatgtttgtccattgtactgtttgtcacaaaatttacaattaatttggttaaATTACAGTCTTAGAGTCACTAGTTTACTTTGCCAATAATGggataagttaaacctgttacgttacttttgaattccctagagtttttcataattttgcaagaaaccgcaacgtggtttgttgaCACGGTTCACATCCATTTAGTAACGGATTGGtgtgtaatttaggtagtttaggttggacaagtttgtttttcaaattttggagGTTGTTTTccgaaatattactctaggtgctttagACATAAAAGTTTGGGTACctggagaggaaagtaggacattatgggcaattttcataatactgtttaattttgtgtatagtccaggaaaaaactgtgtaataaactttggttgtgttttataattgaagcttgctggatgttttggtttgtttatttgattttttaacattttgtctggggtaatttaaatgtttaaaagtgtttgcTTAATTTTTCCAATGTAATTTAGGAAGTAATCTATATCattgctgcatagcttcttggctcgtatagattaaactttttggaatagatttttttatatatattggatggcaacttgacaaaatttagatagttcattgtgtttgttgttttaacatgcaattttgttttgatgttagcctgattctaagaaaatgtctaaatctaaaaaagttattataacatcagaatagttccatgtaaacttcaaaggagagaactcttgaagattcttcaaaatacttaatactagtatatatatacatatatagtactAGTATATaggtcttttatatatatatatatatgtcgtatatatatatatatatatatatagtacggtaatagtatatatatatactactattgtaattatctttcatcaaaattacgtaattaagaaatttactggatttctacgtcagtgtaatcagaagttcctctggggggggggggcgctctttggtctgtaggcctaggggcaccgaatttgtaaatgcggccctgcaCATAGTTGTCATTGGCAAATTCAATTCTGGTCTACTTTATGGTAACAGAAACTTATGTTACAAAAGGTGAATTGTAACATGGGACCTGAATCGGACAAAGGAGGCATTTTGCTGCTTGGGTAAGAGAGCTCCCACGCAGCTTTCCAACCCCATGGAACTATTGCTGTCTGCAGCTGTGTCACCCTCCAAATAACTGTCATAGATGCTGGTTAGTTGTATTGTCTTAACTATCTTTAGTTGCAAGAGCAACACGAAAATGTTTTGAATCCTTGACCCTACTAAAGGTGTGGTTGGTGGAGGAATgaccaatttatattatttttaacattatttctcttaaacaaatgtattgaaaagtcaaaaatgtttttattttagagagCTTTAATTGTGTtggagtttttataattattaaaaaattctgtattttccTCAGATCTTTCGTTAATGAGGCTTATCAATGATTTTAATTAGCTGAGCCCCTAAATGGTCTCAATGTGTTATTTGGTTGCCTATTCacaataaatcttaaaagtttgaTTTGGTATTTATTATAGATATCTTTATCCTGTTCCTTTTACAGAAATGtttatgaaacatattatattagGTTACATATTGAATTATCCATAACAAGACAAAATGCtgttgattatataattatatagatatgattcaaatatgaaataatataaatttgtattaattataaccAATCTTGAGCACATTAAATATAATCTAAGTTATCTTTTCTATTCTCAATTTAcagcataaaaaattaaagttttagtgtTAGATCTGGTTAAAATAAGATATCCCTTACTTACAAGTAAGGATGGTTAAACAAGGCATTCCAAGGAGTGGTCTGTATAATCATCTGAACAGAAAAAAGcaattgtaaaataaatggaATGAGTTTTTAAACTGAATcctacaataataacattttttaaataataaattcaataaaattactttggtaacatgttatgatttgtttttaaaaaggatGCATCTATTATGACAATGAAAAACAGAaaaccattataatttaatttaatataatataattattgttattattagtttaatggGCTTCCTAAAATTCTTACAAAtctgtaaaataatgaatatttttattatgtactgGCACATAGTTCTCTTCAATGTGTCAAGGTTgtccttttatatatattactttttttttttttaattttcatattgtttttattagacATGGTTATTTTACCTATCTTTAATATTTGTGATGCATTTAAGAAGTTTGAAAACatagtaaataattgttattttactgCTCAGGTTACGAATGTACCAGTGATTGTCAGAACTCCTGGACTGGATTGCAGTGATGGCTTATGATTACCATGGACAGTGGGACAAACGTACAGGTCATGTGGCTCCCATGTACGCTCACCCCGAGGATGATGATGTCACTTTTCAATAcggtaaattttgtttccaaattagTCTGGATGAGTTTCTGGCACATGTTACTTATTGCAGTGTAGGTCCAAACTATGCTATTTATGACTAGTCAACAAATCACCCACTTCTTTCCATCAATTTGCGATTGACGGTTGACAAACTTGAAAGTTGCTAGTACATACTGAACATAGGGCATTATTTTAGAAGAAGACATATAGTTAGCCCAGATTAACTAGGTGCTCCGGTTCTCAGGTGGGTGTGTTAAGGGATGGAAGAAGAGGCTCTTTTCTAAACCCCAGTTTTCTAAACACCAGTATCACACTCACTTTGTCACCCAACATGCTACCCATAGCAGCATGTGTCAATGTCAGTAGGATGGTTAGTAATGCCCTTGGCTGGTTGTTTGTGTTGCAACATTTGCAACTTGCATTGTAGCACTTGCGTATGTGTTTTATGCCTCAGCTCTTATCATTTATCCAGTTTGTCATTTGGCATTCAGTATAAGACATAACCGGAACAATGTGAAATTTTGCACAGAGTTTACTTTACTGGTGTAAATTAATCTGTGCCACATCCGAGAGTTCTTTTTTTTGTCAGTAGATCTATACTGAATGCAGCAAAAAAACCAACATGTTACTTCAATTTACGCAAACCGAATAGATGGTGTCTAGGGGTGGGCACACCACTTAacacaaatgttgagatattaGGGTAAAACAGGCTGAATAATAGCTCTGGTTTACTGTGAAGGATGACTGTTGCAGCTTCAAAACTTACCCTTCTTGAATATCTTGTGTTACTCTAGAAGCACTGCAAAGGTCCTAATAAAGACTAATTGCCATCAAAGGTTCCTCACATTTTCCCTTAAGTGAatagaacttaaaataaataattaattagcgtatctatatattataacaattcaTTGATCATAgttgaaaatagttaaaaaattaatttttgcccATGTGCAGATAACCAAACTGATAACTCACCACTCTGAATTCACTACAATGAACCTGATCAGTAACATTATTTAGCATTTACTCTTTCCATCGCTctaattttatatactgtacaatAGCATGGTAACTAAACTAGAGAATCTTTAGATCCCGATAATAACAGAGGGGTGGATTGTGTTTTATATGTTTCAATGAGATGCACTAACATGACATTTTCTTGACAGAACTTCACCAATCCATTACTGGGCATCTCTCAGGGAGCTGATAGGCGCAAGCCTGGTGCTAGGTTATGCCGATGTAATGGACAGAGCTTCAGCCTGGCTGATCTCAAGGACAATGATCTCAATGCCCCCACATATGGTGGAGGAGAGGCTGGAGAAGAAACAAGAGCCAGAGGTTTCCTGGCGTACTACGAGGGTAGGTGTTTTGCAccttatgttttttattattactcattGTAGGGTCAAAGCCTTATTATTGTTGGTATCACAGATACAAGTCATTAAGGATGTTTTTTCATAAATAGGAAACCTCTTTTGACAGCCTAACACTGTTAATTTTCTGTGCCCCACTATTTTTCATTAGCAATGTGTGAATATTTACCTCATTAATGAACATTGTGATGAATtgatgaacatttaaaaaaaaaaacatgtttcattatgaaaaatatttcattgtttacagACATTATGTAGAacattcattattttagaaattttattggAACCAATACTAGCATGCCACATGACATTAAAAGCTTGTTTGTCACAATATAATTTTGTAGATTGCTTGTAGAAGTATAGTTAAcagtatttatcatatttattgtgtttttaaaaagagGAGGCCCTATATGAGTCAAGTTAGCAATTTTTCTATGGTAGCAAAGTGTTTTTGCCAACTGTTATAGCCCTTTAGTTACAAATATGAATGATAAAAACTAAGAAGTGAAAgaatcttttattgtttaaagtacCTAACCAACTTTTAAATTCAGAATTAGTCCTCATAAACAATaccaaaaaaagtaataaaccaaCAGTCATTATCATAAAAAGAGATGGAGGCTCACAACATTGTTATTTAACTAGTTGTTTGGATAGAAATAAAAGTGATCGTACTGTATgttaaaccataattttttgtaGCACATAGGACAAAAATGTTGGagcttcaataaattataaattatattttgtttatattataaaatgtattaccttAATCATTGTAAGAAATGTGAAAGTGATTTCCTTTGGTGCCATGCTGAACGTTGTGTGCGCCAAAAATAAAGACTGTAGTTTGCCATCACTAAAAACACAGTCAGTAATTTGCCTGTTTTACAGATCTGCGAGCGTATCCTCAAGAAGAACTGGGAAAGTGGTAAAGGACCCAGGATGGCCAAATTGGTCCATATGCCCGCTTAGGGGGACCAGTGGGTTGTCATTTGACGACCAAGCAATGATCCATCACAAGTCGGAATACGTGTTGCACAACAACCTTGGTGGTGCCATGATCTGGGCTCTGGATCTCGATGACTTCAGGTATTTCAAACTTGTTGcaggaaaaaattgtttttgaatcgCTATATGTTAAACTCTCATGATATAACATTTTGATGAtcacatgttatttgtttttaaaaaatctatcaatttaataataatcatgtgTTTGGTACAATGGCATTTTTTGGAATTTTGgcattttttgttgttgtgtaatctgatctctttcaCAGGTTGAATGACTAAGCaaacacatagactacaaaactAGATGAAATGTGAACAAATCATACCAATGCTTTGTGacataaaaaattcagaaatCCAGTTGAATTGAGcaatataaataaggaaatatttaagataaaactcagagaaaagaaggaaggatataaaagtaaatatttttccattaattTGAATCAACAGACAGGAACCAGTGGGGATTTGAGAAGTAACTGCTGATGCGTACCATCAACCGAGTGCTGCGCAAGAATCCCAGTTCGTACCAGACTttagtttattctattattacaCTAATTTTAATCAATTGAACAGGAACCAGTGCGGTTGTGAGAAGTACCCGCTGCTGTGTACCATCAACCGAGTGCTGCGTAAGAATTCCTGTCCAGACCAGACTGCAGTTTTAACTATTGttgcattaatttttatcaaatgacAGGAACCAGTGGGAATGTGAGAAGTACCCGCTGCTACGTACTATCAACCAAGTGCCTCGCAAGTAACCCAGTCTAGGCCAGACTGCAGTTTTAAACTATTGttgcattaatttttatcaattgaCAGGAACCAGTGCGGTTGTGAGAAGTACCCGCTGCTGCGTACCATCAATCGAGTGCTGCGCAAGTATCCTGGTCCGGGTCCTGACTGTAGTCTTGACTCAAAGGTTTGCAGGAAGCCGAGACCAGGGCTGCACGACTGCGGAAGCTCATAGCAGTGATTGCTCTCGCTACTATGCTTGCATTGATGGCAAGCGAGTTGAAAGAGTCTGCCCTTCCAACCTGCACTTTAATGCTGTAAGTTTAGCCTTTATGTGTATGGCATTGATTATACATTTTAGTCATAAGTAAGAAACACTGCCATATGGCAGTTTTGCAAAAAATCGTTATTCTAttgaaagaaataagaaaagaCGTTTCTTGTCACTGTCTTCCAAAGTTTTCCTAAAGTgccaaaagaaaatttattatatatattttttaataccatATTTAAAAGTGTGACTCAACAGCCTTTTATAGCCAATCATCATGTTTAAGTATTAATGATGCTAATATGATAACACTACCATTAATTCTGACAGAACTAAAAAGGTAACTTCAAATTTACTGCTGTTTTGAGTTAATGAATTGGAATAGAGAACtatgttcaattttttataatttctattgtttatttcttgtattcaatattcaatacaaaaaaaaaatgcaaaaaggtTTTTCTGAACTCGTATTCAATTATCGCAAAATGAGAAGTAGCAATGAGAGATGTGGTTTTTTGGTAATTACGTTCCTCTTACACCtctatatatagtaatatattggGACATATTcttagaaacaaattaatatggtagcttaaaatagaatatttataaaagtaacaactGGAACAGACAAAAACAATACATGCTGAGGCATTAAGGTTTTGTTCATTACCGTTGTCTCCAACAAAACATTtcactttgtttaaaatttcttacaatGAACTATCACCCAAAAACAGCATGACAGGGATACCTTTTCTTATTATCAA is from Homalodisca vitripennis isolate AUS2020 unplaced genomic scaffold, UT_GWSS_2.1 ScUCBcl_11196;HRSCAF=20386, whole genome shotgun sequence and encodes:
- the LOC124374919 gene encoding LOW QUALITY PROTEIN: probable chitinase 10 (The sequence of the model RefSeq protein was modified relative to this genomic sequence to represent the inferred CDS: deleted 3 bases in 2 codons) gives rise to the protein MAYDYHGQWDKRTGHVAPMYAHPEDDDVTFQYGKFCFQISLDEFLAHVTYCSVGVLRDGRRGSFLNPSFLNTSITLTLSPNMLPIAACVNVSRMNFTNPLLGISQGADRRKPGARLCRCNGQSFSLADLKDNDLNAPTYGGGEAGEETRARGFLAYYEGRTQDGQIGPYARRGTSGLSFDDQAMIHHKSEYVLHNNLGGAMIWALDLDDFRNQCGCEKYPLLRTINRVLRKYPVRVLTVVLTQRFAGSRDQGCTTAEAHSSDCSRYYACIDGKRVERVCPSNLHFNAADCHYSETGTNASSRETVATGSRPPQPSDAKVICYFTNWAWHRKGVGQFLPSHINPSLCTHVVYAFAVLDPKTLTVRSHDEWTDLDNDFYSQVTALKYSWA